One genomic segment of Arthrobacter sp. JZ12 includes these proteins:
- the cysS gene encoding cysteine--tRNA ligase produces the protein MSLRFYDTATAEVREFTPVQAGHARVYYCGATVQGMPHVGHVRSAIAFDQLTRWLRVRGFDVTVVRNVTDIDDKILAKSQASFEGQLDDADAVPNEPWWALAYRYEQEFLKAYDTLGVQRPTYEPRATGHIPEMHQLIQQLIDRGHAYAAPDGSGDVYFDVRSWPAYGSLTRQSIDDMQAAPDVEAQFVSRKRDPRDFALWKGWKEGEPATAAWPSPWGPGRPGWHLECSAMVTKYLGTEFDIHGGGLDLRFPHHENEMAQSQAAGHPFARFWMHNGMVTYEGEKMSKSVGNTISPAEMLQLASPRVVRYYLGQAHYRSVLDYRPTSLQEAAAAVERIDGFLEKAEPAGAKVSWENLPEAFATAMDDDLNVPRALASLHETVRAGNSALAANDDDGAARAAAAVRAMTAALGLDDTADRGTGIDGPEHAALDFLIRSQLNERAEARAAKDWARADAIRDVLAGAGVVVEDSAEGARWTLARD, from the coding sequence GTGAGCCTGAGATTCTATGACACCGCCACGGCCGAAGTCCGTGAGTTCACTCCCGTGCAGGCTGGACACGCGCGGGTCTACTACTGCGGCGCCACGGTGCAGGGGATGCCGCACGTGGGGCATGTCCGCTCGGCCATCGCATTCGACCAGCTCACACGCTGGCTCAGGGTCCGCGGCTTCGACGTCACCGTAGTCCGCAACGTGACCGACATCGATGACAAGATCCTCGCCAAGTCCCAGGCATCCTTCGAGGGGCAGTTGGATGACGCCGACGCGGTGCCTAATGAACCCTGGTGGGCGCTGGCCTACCGCTACGAGCAGGAGTTCCTTAAGGCCTACGACACCCTGGGTGTGCAGCGGCCCACCTATGAACCGCGGGCTACCGGGCACATCCCCGAGATGCACCAACTCATCCAGCAACTCATCGACCGCGGCCACGCCTACGCAGCCCCTGACGGCTCGGGAGACGTGTACTTCGATGTACGCTCCTGGCCCGCCTACGGCAGCCTCACCCGCCAAAGCATCGACGACATGCAGGCAGCCCCCGACGTCGAAGCCCAGTTCGTCAGCCGGAAGCGGGATCCGCGCGACTTCGCCCTTTGGAAGGGCTGGAAAGAGGGCGAGCCCGCTACCGCCGCCTGGCCGAGTCCGTGGGGGCCCGGACGTCCGGGCTGGCACCTCGAGTGTTCGGCGATGGTCACCAAGTACCTCGGGACCGAATTCGACATCCACGGCGGCGGCCTCGACCTCCGCTTCCCCCACCACGAAAACGAGATGGCCCAGTCGCAGGCGGCCGGCCACCCGTTCGCCCGGTTCTGGATGCATAACGGCATGGTTACCTACGAGGGCGAGAAGATGTCCAAGTCGGTGGGCAACACCATCAGCCCGGCCGAGATGCTGCAGCTCGCCAGCCCCCGGGTGGTGCGGTACTACCTCGGCCAGGCGCATTACCGCTCCGTGCTCGACTACCGGCCCACCTCCCTGCAGGAGGCTGCTGCCGCCGTCGAACGCATCGACGGTTTCCTTGAGAAGGCTGAGCCTGCCGGCGCGAAGGTGAGCTGGGAAAACCTTCCGGAGGCTTTCGCCACTGCGATGGATGACGACCTCAATGTCCCAAGGGCGCTGGCTTCCCTTCACGAGACGGTGCGGGCGGGCAATTCTGCCCTGGCGGCGAACGACGACGACGGCGCCGCCCGCGCCGCTGCAGCAGTCCGTGCCATGACGGCTGCCCTGGGCCTGGACGACACCGCTGACAGGGGGACCGGCATTGACGGGCCGGAGCACGCGGCCCTGGATTTCCTGATCCGCTCGCAGCTCAACGAGCGCGCAGAAGCCCGTGCCGCAAAGGACTGGGCAAGGGCCGACGCAATCCGGGACGTGCTGGCCGGGGCCGGCGTCGTCGTCGAGGATTCAGCGGAAGGCGCACGCTGGACGCTGGCACGGGACTGA
- the glgX gene encoding glycogen debranching protein GlgX, which translates to MTLSTGLPQLSQAFPLGVRPLEGGAEGQYNVAVYAPDLDAVALHYQDRRRKWRSIVLPELTDGVHHGLVDGLAESAKYGFWPAEVAAPGKPGTAQLLLDPYGRSISTVHVEGNPVYFSVLVAADFDWGSSRRPSTRWRDTVIYETHVKGLTQLHPDVPEELRGTYAGLAHPAMIGHFTDLGITAVELLPIHFHIDEPHLGPLGLTNYWGYNTLGFFAPHPEYATAAARKAGPKAVQDEVKNTVKALHEAGIEVLLDVVYNHTAEGPQGGPALCWRGLSEMKYYRHHDDGRYLDTTGCGNTVNFAEPRVIQFALDSLRYWVDEFGIDGFRFDLAVALCRDENHQFTPRHPLLVAIGADTVLRGVKLIAEPWDVGHNGWQTGNFPQGWADWNDRFRDTARDFWLADQAALADGRRAGTIARLASSLAGSAEVFARSGRSAISSINYVTSHDGFTLADLTAYNRKHNEANGEANRDGHNDNRSYNHGVEGPTEKESILAARSQTARNLMATQLLALGVPMITAGDEFGRTQLGNNNAYCQDNELAWVHWNHDDAATTMLDTTRALLRIRREFLTEQPPGYPAREELSYLLWFNADGEPMSRDQWSNPDCRLVQLLLGSPEGGLNGLVVINGHLENRPITLPRPEALRQFDVLAGPDQTFDLRFTTAEDNAERRGTRLRAGEADTAASNSVTVYRA; encoded by the coding sequence ATGACCCTGTCCACCGGTCTCCCTCAACTATCGCAAGCCTTCCCACTGGGGGTGCGTCCGCTTGAGGGGGGCGCAGAAGGTCAGTACAACGTAGCGGTGTACGCGCCAGACCTCGACGCAGTGGCACTGCACTACCAGGACCGTCGAAGAAAGTGGCGCTCCATCGTCCTTCCGGAGCTTACGGACGGCGTCCACCACGGCCTGGTGGACGGGCTTGCGGAATCCGCCAAGTACGGATTCTGGCCCGCCGAGGTTGCAGCGCCGGGTAAGCCGGGTACTGCTCAGCTCCTGTTGGATCCTTATGGCCGGTCAATCAGCACGGTGCACGTCGAAGGCAACCCGGTGTACTTTTCGGTGCTCGTCGCTGCCGACTTCGACTGGGGATCATCCCGGCGCCCTTCCACGCGCTGGCGGGACACGGTCATCTACGAAACCCATGTGAAGGGGCTGACCCAGCTTCACCCGGATGTTCCGGAGGAGTTGCGTGGAACGTACGCCGGGCTCGCCCATCCCGCCATGATCGGGCACTTCACGGACCTCGGGATCACAGCAGTCGAACTGCTACCCATCCACTTCCATATTGACGAGCCACACCTCGGTCCCCTGGGCCTGACAAACTACTGGGGCTACAACACGCTCGGCTTCTTCGCACCCCACCCCGAGTACGCCACCGCTGCAGCGCGGAAGGCCGGGCCCAAAGCTGTGCAGGACGAAGTCAAGAACACGGTGAAAGCCCTGCATGAGGCCGGTATCGAAGTACTGCTGGACGTGGTCTACAACCACACCGCGGAGGGCCCGCAGGGCGGTCCCGCTCTTTGCTGGCGTGGACTGAGCGAGATGAAGTACTACCGCCATCACGACGACGGCAGGTACCTCGACACCACCGGTTGCGGGAATACGGTCAATTTCGCCGAGCCCCGCGTGATCCAGTTCGCGCTCGATTCTCTCCGCTACTGGGTGGACGAGTTCGGAATCGACGGTTTTCGGTTCGACCTCGCCGTGGCTCTGTGCCGTGACGAGAACCATCAGTTCACGCCGCGTCATCCGCTCTTGGTAGCCATCGGCGCAGATACCGTTCTTCGCGGAGTGAAGCTCATTGCCGAGCCGTGGGACGTGGGGCACAACGGATGGCAGACCGGCAACTTCCCGCAGGGCTGGGCAGACTGGAACGACCGCTTCCGAGACACCGCCCGTGATTTCTGGCTCGCAGACCAGGCCGCGCTGGCTGACGGACGGCGGGCGGGAACGATCGCGCGCCTTGCGAGCAGCCTTGCCGGCTCGGCTGAGGTCTTCGCCCGCTCGGGACGAAGCGCCATTTCCTCAATCAACTACGTGACTTCACACGATGGTTTCACGCTGGCGGACCTGACCGCCTACAACCGGAAGCACAACGAAGCGAACGGCGAAGCCAACCGCGACGGTCACAATGACAACCGCAGCTACAACCACGGTGTCGAAGGGCCTACGGAGAAGGAATCCATTCTCGCCGCCCGCTCCCAAACGGCCCGCAACCTGATGGCGACCCAGTTGCTGGCGCTGGGTGTCCCGATGATCACGGCCGGCGACGAATTCGGCCGGACACAGCTGGGCAACAATAACGCGTACTGCCAGGACAATGAGCTGGCTTGGGTGCACTGGAATCACGACGACGCCGCGACTACCATGCTGGACACCACGCGGGCCCTGCTGCGCATCCGCCGGGAATTCCTCACAGAGCAGCCGCCCGGCTATCCGGCGCGCGAGGAGCTGTCCTACCTCCTGTGGTTCAATGCCGACGGCGAGCCGATGTCCCGCGACCAGTGGTCCAATCCGGACTGCCGGCTTGTGCAGCTGTTGCTCGGTTCACCTGAAGGCGGGTTGAACGGGCTGGTGGTCATCAACGGACACCTTGAGAACCGTCCAATCACGTTGCCCAGGCCTGAGGCGCTTCGGCAGTTTGATGTGCTCGCCGGCCCGGATCAGACATTCGATCTCCGATTCACCACGGCGGAGGACAATGCCGAACGCCGCGGTACCCGCCTCCGTGCTGGAGAAGCGGACACCGCGGCGTCGAATTCCGTGACGGTCTACCGCGCCTAG
- the glgP gene encoding alpha-glucan family phosphorylase has product MKAIRRFTVRTVLPPSIAPLGKLAGNLRWSWHLPTARLFHDINPEAWKASGHDPVQFLGSVTREQLHRIAENQDLVARINELGEDLERYLSEPRWYQSLGEDAPRSIAYFSPEYGISAVLPQYSGGLGILAGDHLKAASDLGVPLVGVGLLYQAGYFKQSLSRDAWQQETYPVLDPDGLPLTQLREEDGTAATVVLPLPNGRELRAHIWRADVGRVPLLLLDSNVPGNDEAARNVTDRLYGGGGDQRLQQELLLGMGGVKALRIFERLTGHPAPEVFHTNEGHAGFLGIERIRELMDPSNEQPMSWEEALTAGRSSTVFTTHTPVPAGIDRFERAQIQHFFDAGLAPSVPTERVLDLGAENYDGGDHSKFNMAVMGLRLAQRANGVAKLHGEVSREMFSGLWPGFDAREVPIMSVTNGVHVPTWVDPLIADFAKESFGAESVLDPQWARVYDVEDADIWRLRRVMRSNLIDDVRARLRASWKMRGAADAELAWTDNVLDPDVLTIGFARRVPTYKRLTLMLRDAERLKALLLHPTNPIQLVIAGKSHPADEQGKRMIQDLVRFTDDPEVRHRIVFLPNYDIAMARTLFPGCDVWLNNPLRPLEACGTSGMKSAINGGLNLSVLDGWWDEMYDGDNGWAIPTANNGASADERDDIEAAALYDLIEEQVAPLFYSTVRPASVGAAGPSQPSSDGVPHQWVAMIKHTMANLGPAVSAERMLQDYVGQLYQPACRSGRAAAREGYTSARQTASWRSRIKDGWSAVQVEHVDSLGVSEDPQIGDSLTVNAYVSLGSLSPEDVHVEVVYGRALENDDLNEVAVADLKVSEDLGRGRYLFSGGIVIDHSGSFGYTVRVLPRHESLATKAELGLVVNA; this is encoded by the coding sequence GTGAAGGCAATCCGTAGGTTTACTGTCCGTACCGTTCTTCCACCGAGCATCGCTCCCTTAGGCAAGCTGGCAGGCAACCTGCGCTGGTCCTGGCATCTACCCACCGCGCGTCTCTTCCATGACATCAATCCGGAGGCGTGGAAGGCCAGCGGCCATGACCCTGTCCAGTTCCTAGGCTCAGTGACGCGTGAGCAGTTGCACCGCATTGCGGAGAACCAGGATCTGGTTGCCCGGATCAATGAGCTCGGCGAGGACCTCGAGCGATACCTCTCGGAGCCGCGCTGGTACCAGTCGCTCGGCGAAGATGCTCCGCGATCGATCGCCTACTTCTCGCCCGAGTACGGCATCAGCGCTGTGCTACCCCAGTACTCCGGCGGTCTCGGCATTCTTGCCGGCGACCATCTGAAGGCCGCTTCGGACCTTGGCGTTCCGCTGGTCGGCGTCGGCCTGCTGTACCAGGCCGGTTATTTCAAGCAGTCCCTTTCACGTGATGCTTGGCAGCAGGAAACCTACCCGGTCCTCGATCCCGACGGCCTCCCGCTCACCCAGTTGCGTGAGGAAGACGGAACCGCGGCAACTGTCGTTCTTCCTCTCCCCAACGGACGGGAATTGCGCGCGCATATCTGGCGCGCCGACGTCGGACGCGTACCGCTTCTGCTGCTCGATTCAAACGTGCCCGGCAACGACGAGGCCGCGCGTAATGTGACGGACCGCCTGTACGGCGGCGGCGGTGACCAGCGCCTGCAGCAGGAACTGCTGCTGGGAATGGGCGGTGTCAAGGCACTACGCATCTTCGAGCGCCTGACAGGCCATCCCGCTCCTGAGGTGTTCCACACCAACGAGGGTCACGCGGGCTTCCTCGGCATTGAACGCATCCGGGAACTGATGGACCCTTCGAACGAACAGCCGATGTCCTGGGAGGAAGCCCTCACCGCCGGCCGCTCCTCAACGGTCTTCACCACCCACACGCCGGTTCCCGCAGGAATCGACCGATTCGAGCGCGCCCAGATCCAGCACTTCTTCGATGCCGGTCTGGCGCCGTCCGTTCCCACAGAGCGGGTCCTTGACCTCGGTGCCGAGAACTACGACGGCGGCGACCACAGCAAGTTCAACATGGCGGTGATGGGGCTCCGACTGGCACAGCGTGCCAACGGCGTGGCGAAGCTGCACGGAGAGGTGTCCCGCGAGATGTTCTCCGGCCTGTGGCCGGGCTTCGACGCACGCGAGGTGCCCATCATGTCGGTCACGAACGGTGTGCACGTCCCCACCTGGGTGGACCCGCTGATCGCGGATTTCGCCAAGGAGAGCTTCGGCGCCGAGTCCGTGCTCGATCCGCAGTGGGCGAGGGTGTACGACGTCGAGGACGCCGATATCTGGCGCCTCCGCCGCGTCATGCGGTCCAACCTGATCGACGACGTCCGGGCCCGGCTACGGGCCTCCTGGAAGATGCGCGGCGCGGCCGATGCCGAACTGGCGTGGACGGACAACGTGCTCGATCCCGATGTACTGACCATCGGCTTCGCACGTCGCGTTCCCACCTACAAACGCCTCACGCTTATGCTGCGCGATGCCGAGCGTCTGAAGGCGCTGCTCCTGCACCCCACGAACCCGATCCAGCTCGTGATCGCCGGCAAGTCGCACCCCGCCGATGAGCAGGGGAAGCGGATGATCCAGGATCTGGTGCGCTTCACGGACGATCCGGAGGTTCGCCACCGTATTGTCTTCCTGCCCAACTACGACATCGCTATGGCCCGGACGCTCTTCCCCGGCTGCGATGTATGGCTCAACAACCCCCTGCGTCCCCTCGAGGCCTGTGGAACTTCCGGCATGAAGTCGGCAATCAACGGGGGCCTGAACCTGTCTGTGCTGGACGGCTGGTGGGATGAAATGTACGACGGCGACAACGGCTGGGCGATTCCCACGGCCAACAACGGCGCGTCAGCTGACGAGCGCGACGACATCGAAGCTGCCGCACTTTACGACCTGATCGAAGAGCAGGTTGCGCCGCTGTTTTACAGCACTGTCCGACCGGCATCGGTGGGCGCGGCAGGCCCGTCCCAGCCATCCTCCGACGGGGTCCCCCACCAGTGGGTCGCCATGATCAAGCACACGATGGCGAACCTGGGGCCGGCCGTTTCCGCCGAGCGCATGCTGCAGGATTACGTCGGCCAGCTGTACCAGCCTGCCTGCCGTTCCGGGCGTGCAGCCGCTCGGGAGGGCTACACCTCCGCGAGGCAGACCGCCTCGTGGCGTTCACGGATCAAGGACGGCTGGTCGGCTGTACAGGTGGAGCACGTCGACTCCCTCGGCGTCTCTGAGGACCCGCAGATCGGTGATTCTCTGACTGTGAACGCCTACGTCTCACTGGGGAGCCTCAGCCCCGAGGACGTTCACGTCGAAGTGGTCTACGGCCGCGCCCTGGAGAATGATGACCTGAATGAGGTCGCTGTCGCAGATCTCAAGGTCTCGGAGGACCTGGGCCGCGGGCGTTACCTGTTCAGCGGCGGGATCGTCATCGACCACTCCGGATCCTTCGGCTACACCGTTCGAGTGCTGCCAAGGCACGAAAGCCTGGCCACCAAGGCGGAACTAGGCCTGGTGGTCAACGCCTAG
- the ispF gene encoding 2-C-methyl-D-erythritol 2,4-cyclodiphosphate synthase: MTSSFLRNFPRTGIGVDVHAFAADDQARVLWLAGLEWPGERGLAGHSDGDAVAHAAADALFSASGTGDLGSNFGTDRPEYAGASGITLLTEAARIVREAGYEIGNVAVQLVGNRPRFSSRRAEAEAVLTEAVEAPVTVSATTSDGLGFTGRGEGIAAIATAVVVPVENRTH, encoded by the coding sequence TTGCGCAACTTCCCACGCACGGGCATCGGCGTGGACGTGCATGCCTTCGCCGCTGATGATCAGGCGCGTGTGCTGTGGCTCGCCGGGCTGGAATGGCCGGGAGAGCGAGGACTGGCGGGGCACTCCGACGGCGATGCGGTGGCGCATGCGGCGGCCGATGCCCTCTTTTCCGCGTCGGGCACCGGCGACCTCGGCAGCAACTTTGGTACGGACCGCCCCGAGTATGCCGGCGCCTCGGGCATCACGCTGCTGACTGAAGCAGCGCGCATTGTCCGCGAGGCGGGGTACGAGATCGGGAATGTGGCGGTGCAGCTTGTGGGCAACCGGCCGCGGTTCTCCTCGCGCCGGGCAGAGGCGGAGGCAGTATTGACCGAAGCGGTAGAGGCTCCCGTAACGGTATCGGCGACCACCAGCGACGGTCTGGGCTTCACGGGCAGGGGGGAAGGAATCGCGGCGATCGCAACCGCCGTCGTCGTACCTGTGGAGAACCGAACGCACTGA
- the rlmB gene encoding 23S rRNA (guanosine(2251)-2'-O)-methyltransferase RlmB: MANHGRPGAIRKSKKGPTTGTGGHGRKALEGKGPTPKAEDRPYHKAYKSKQLAERSAAKRLAGRAGAARSKAKPGEEYVTGRNAVVEALRAGIPAKALHVAIRIDVDDRVRESLRIANERGIPLMETGKPELDRMADGSVHQGLMLQIPPYEYADGLDLASDAVDKWRKGHISQAPLFVALDGITDPRNLGAIIRSVSAFSGHGVIVPERRSVGVTASAWKTSAGAAVRVPVARVGNLNSTLKAFKEMGIFVLGLDGDGDTSLPELTLGTEPVCLVVGSEGKGLSRLVGENCDQIVSIPIDSAMESLNASMAVGISLYEISRQRATEVR, from the coding sequence ATGGCCAACCACGGACGTCCTGGTGCTATCCGCAAGAGCAAGAAGGGACCCACCACCGGCACAGGCGGACACGGGCGCAAAGCCCTTGAGGGCAAGGGCCCCACACCCAAGGCGGAGGACCGTCCGTACCACAAGGCCTACAAGAGCAAGCAGCTTGCGGAACGTTCAGCCGCAAAGCGGCTGGCCGGACGAGCCGGCGCTGCGCGGTCCAAGGCAAAGCCGGGCGAGGAATACGTAACGGGGCGCAACGCCGTCGTCGAGGCCCTTCGCGCCGGAATTCCCGCAAAAGCACTTCACGTGGCCATCCGTATCGATGTCGATGACCGCGTTCGCGAATCGCTCCGAATTGCCAATGAGCGGGGCATTCCGCTGATGGAGACGGGTAAGCCCGAGCTGGACCGTATGGCGGACGGGTCCGTCCACCAGGGACTGATGTTGCAGATCCCGCCGTACGAGTACGCCGACGGACTGGACCTCGCCAGCGACGCCGTCGACAAGTGGAGGAAGGGCCACATCAGCCAGGCCCCGTTGTTTGTCGCTCTGGACGGCATCACCGACCCGCGGAATTTGGGCGCCATAATCCGGTCGGTCTCGGCTTTCAGCGGTCACGGCGTGATCGTCCCCGAACGCCGCTCTGTCGGAGTCACGGCGTCGGCGTGGAAGACCAGTGCTGGTGCTGCAGTGCGCGTCCCCGTCGCGCGCGTCGGCAACCTCAACAGCACGCTCAAGGCCTTCAAGGAGATGGGGATCTTCGTCCTCGGGCTTGACGGCGACGGCGACACCTCGCTTCCGGAACTCACGCTGGGCACGGAGCCCGTATGCCTGGTTGTCGGATCCGAAGGGAAGGGACTGTCGCGGCTGGTGGGGGAGAACTGCGATCAGATCGTTTCCATCCCGATCGATTCCGCCATGGAATCGCTGAACGCATCGATGGCCGTGGGCATCAGTCTCTACGAGATCTCGCGCCAGCGGGCAACCGAAGTCCGCTGA
- a CDS encoding alpha-1,4-glucan--maltose-1-phosphate maltosyltransferase, translating into MGEELRFGRIPITKVSPVIEGGLFPSKAIPGSDITVGATVFREGHDQLGVSAVLFDPSGTEVQRVRLVPVGLGTDRYEGRLRPAEVGLHSFTIEGWGDLYETWHHNATVKIAAGVDVELMLDEGAALFSRHADARPDHERDLFMATAGRLKNTELSIDERLAAGHSHEIRAAIEREPLRALVTASREYPILVEREAAGRGSWYEFFPRSEGASYDHSTAQWTSGNFRTAAERLPAVARMGFDVVYLPPIHPIGRTHRKGPNNTLTAGPGDPGSPWAIGAPEGGHDAIHPDLGTFDDFDAFVQRANELNLEVALDLALQASPDHPWVTEHPEWFTTRVDGSIAYAENPPKKYQDIYPINFDNDPDGIYNEVLRIVLLWVSHGVRIFRVDNPHTKPVQFWEWLIAQVNKDHPDVVFLAEAFTRPAMMHALGRAGFQQSYTYFTWRNTKEELEQYFTEVSHETAAFFRPNFFVNTPDILTEYLQYGGPAAFKIRAVLAAMASPLWGVYSGYELYEHVARPGAEEYIDNEKFEYRPRDYEAAEAQGRSLAPFLTRLNEIRRSHPALGDLENLTIHRCTDPATIVFSKHKEGLGEDGQGKDTLIVVVNVDPHSAREGTVSLDLEALGLGEGDWNEDGTYWVDDLISGQSWQWGEHNYVRLDAHVEPAHILSIRRTR; encoded by the coding sequence ATGGGCGAAGAATTGCGGTTCGGGCGAATACCCATCACCAAGGTGTCACCGGTGATCGAGGGCGGATTGTTCCCCTCCAAAGCCATACCGGGATCGGACATCACCGTTGGGGCCACTGTGTTCAGGGAGGGACACGACCAGCTGGGCGTCTCAGCAGTGCTGTTCGACCCCTCGGGAACCGAGGTGCAGCGCGTACGGCTGGTGCCGGTAGGGCTTGGAACCGACCGCTATGAGGGCAGGCTCCGTCCCGCAGAGGTAGGACTCCACTCCTTCACTATTGAAGGCTGGGGCGACCTCTATGAAACCTGGCACCACAATGCCACCGTCAAGATTGCGGCCGGTGTCGACGTCGAACTGATGCTCGACGAGGGTGCCGCGTTGTTCTCCCGCCACGCGGACGCGCGTCCCGACCACGAACGGGACCTGTTCATGGCAACCGCAGGCCGCTTGAAAAACACCGAGCTGTCGATCGACGAACGGCTTGCTGCCGGACACTCGCATGAGATCCGCGCGGCGATCGAGCGGGAACCCTTGCGGGCCCTGGTTACGGCCTCGCGCGAGTACCCCATTCTTGTAGAGCGCGAGGCCGCGGGAAGAGGGTCCTGGTACGAATTCTTCCCCCGCTCGGAGGGCGCGTCCTACGATCATTCCACCGCGCAATGGACCTCGGGCAATTTCCGAACCGCAGCCGAGCGGCTGCCGGCCGTCGCACGGATGGGGTTCGACGTCGTATACCTTCCTCCTATCCATCCCATCGGACGTACGCACCGCAAGGGACCCAACAACACGCTGACCGCTGGTCCGGGAGATCCGGGATCCCCGTGGGCGATCGGTGCACCGGAGGGCGGACACGACGCCATCCATCCAGACCTCGGAACCTTCGATGACTTCGACGCATTCGTACAGCGGGCAAACGAGCTCAACCTCGAGGTGGCACTGGACCTGGCGCTGCAGGCGTCCCCGGACCATCCCTGGGTTACCGAGCACCCCGAATGGTTCACCACGCGCGTAGACGGATCGATCGCGTACGCCGAGAACCCGCCGAAGAAGTACCAGGACATCTACCCGATCAACTTTGATAACGATCCCGACGGCATCTACAACGAAGTTCTGCGGATCGTCCTCCTGTGGGTCAGCCACGGAGTTCGGATCTTCCGCGTGGACAACCCGCACACCAAGCCGGTGCAGTTCTGGGAGTGGCTCATCGCCCAGGTGAACAAGGACCACCCCGACGTCGTTTTCCTCGCCGAGGCCTTCACCCGGCCGGCCATGATGCATGCGCTCGGTCGGGCAGGCTTCCAGCAGTCCTACACCTACTTCACCTGGCGAAACACCAAGGAAGAGCTGGAGCAGTACTTTACGGAGGTCAGCCATGAGACGGCCGCGTTCTTCCGTCCCAACTTCTTCGTGAACACACCTGACATCCTCACGGAGTACCTGCAGTACGGCGGACCCGCAGCGTTCAAGATCCGCGCCGTACTCGCCGCTATGGCGAGTCCGCTCTGGGGCGTCTATTCGGGTTATGAACTGTACGAGCACGTCGCGCGCCCGGGCGCCGAGGAGTACATCGACAACGAGAAGTTCGAGTACCGGCCGCGGGACTACGAGGCCGCGGAAGCGCAGGGCCGCAGCCTTGCTCCGTTCCTTACCCGGCTCAACGAGATCCGTCGCTCCCATCCCGCCCTGGGCGACCTGGAGAACCTCACGATCCATCGGTGTACCGACCCGGCCACCATCGTCTTCTCCAAGCACAAGGAGGGCCTCGGCGAGGATGGCCAGGGCAAGGACACGCTGATCGTCGTCGTAAACGTCGATCCGCACAGTGCCCGTGAGGGAACGGTCTCACTGGACCTTGAGGCTCTAGGGCTCGGGGAGGGCGACTGGAATGAGGACGGCACCTACTGGGTCGATGACCTCATCTCCGGCCAGAGCTGGCAATGGGGGGAACACAACTATGTAAGGCTGGATGCCCACGTGGAACCGGCACACATCCTTTCCATCAGGAGGACGCGTTAG